A window from Micromonospora profundi encodes these proteins:
- a CDS encoding polysaccharide deacetylase family protein yields MIRVNSTARAAAIVTLVVVALLGSAYVLGRSLVPEQPRRHATGATTNGDEPHYTDQLPPDEPSGTPSASQSTGPTEAGQDGSGRDASGDRLFGAHTGTGSDRLALTFDDGPDPRYTPQVLAALREYDVKATFCVVGENAQNHPDLIQAIVADGHTLCNHSWHHDVSLGNKSTDQIRADLLRTNAAIRAAVPEAPIVWYRQPGGAWTYPVVSVARQLGMTPLHWSVDPSDWQAPGAGKIAATVSTQVGPGSVVLLHDAGGDRQGTVDALRRILPELSTHFELEALPTDPT; encoded by the coding sequence GTGATCCGGGTCAACTCGACCGCGCGCGCCGCGGCGATAGTGACGCTGGTTGTGGTCGCACTGCTCGGCTCGGCGTACGTGCTGGGCCGCAGTCTCGTCCCGGAGCAGCCCCGACGGCACGCCACCGGCGCCACCACGAACGGCGACGAGCCGCACTACACCGACCAGCTCCCTCCCGACGAGCCCAGCGGCACCCCGAGCGCCAGCCAGAGCACCGGCCCCACCGAGGCAGGTCAGGACGGCTCGGGGCGGGACGCCAGCGGCGATCGGCTGTTCGGCGCGCACACCGGCACCGGCAGCGACCGACTCGCGCTGACCTTCGACGACGGGCCGGACCCGCGCTACACCCCGCAGGTCCTCGCCGCTCTGCGCGAGTACGACGTCAAGGCCACGTTCTGCGTGGTGGGCGAGAACGCGCAGAACCACCCGGACCTGATCCAGGCGATCGTGGCCGACGGGCACACACTGTGCAACCACTCCTGGCACCACGACGTCTCGCTGGGCAACAAGTCGACCGACCAGATCCGCGCCGACCTGCTGCGCACCAACGCCGCGATCCGGGCCGCAGTGCCGGAGGCGCCCATTGTCTGGTACCGCCAGCCCGGCGGCGCCTGGACGTATCCGGTGGTGTCGGTGGCACGGCAGCTCGGCATGACCCCGCTGCACTGGTCGGTGGACCCTTCCGACTGGCAGGCACCTGGCGCCGGCAAGATCGCCGCGACGGTGTCCACCCAGGTGGGCCCAGGCTCGGTGGTGCTGCTGCACGACGCGGGCGGCGACCGGCAGGGCACCGTCGACGCGCTACGCCGGATCCTGCCGGAGCTGAGCACGCACTTCGAGTTGGAGGCGCTGCCCACCGACCCGACGTGA
- a CDS encoding winged helix-turn-helix transcriptional regulator, which yields MIVEILLLVTARAGEPSAVLPALDLLPHSVRTAPRDVRTLVAGPSPDAVLVDARSELSEARATCRMLHATGLGVPLVAVVTEAGLIALNADWGVDDVILASAGPAEVEARLRLAVGRLSNATAGAGGSIRAGELTIDPDTYAAKLKGRPLDLTYKEFELLKFLAQHPGRVFTRDQLLREVWGYDYFGGTRTVDVHVRRLRAKLGSEYESMIGTVRQVGYKFVVPPSRSLPEAEHAPLPV from the coding sequence GTGATCGTGGAGATCCTGCTGCTGGTGACCGCGCGAGCGGGGGAGCCGTCGGCTGTGCTGCCGGCACTCGACCTGCTGCCGCACTCGGTTCGCACCGCGCCGCGAGACGTCCGCACACTTGTCGCCGGGCCCAGCCCGGACGCGGTGCTTGTGGACGCCCGTTCGGAGCTGAGCGAGGCCCGGGCGACCTGCCGGATGCTGCACGCCACCGGGCTCGGTGTGCCGCTCGTCGCGGTGGTGACCGAGGCCGGCCTGATCGCGCTGAACGCCGACTGGGGCGTCGACGACGTCATCCTCGCCTCGGCCGGCCCCGCCGAGGTGGAGGCGCGGCTGCGCCTGGCGGTCGGGCGTCTGAGCAACGCGACCGCCGGTGCCGGCGGCTCGATCCGCGCCGGTGAGCTGACGATCGACCCGGACACGTACGCGGCGAAGCTCAAGGGCCGCCCGCTCGACCTCACCTACAAGGAGTTCGAGCTGCTGAAGTTCCTGGCCCAGCACCCGGGCCGGGTGTTCACCCGCGACCAGCTGCTGCGCGAGGTGTGGGGTTACGACTACTTCGGCGGCACCCGGACGGTGGACGTGCACGTCCGGCGGCTGCGCGCGAAGCTCGGCTCGGAGTACGAGTCGATGATCGGTACGGTCCGTCAGGTGGGTTACAAGTTCGTCGTGCCGCCGTCGCGGTCCCTGCCCGAGGCGGAGCACGCGCCACTGCCCGTCTGA
- a CDS encoding LmeA family phospholipid-binding protein gives MAQEYPAGDARPRRRGRKLLIGLVVLLLVVGGLLVVADRVAVGVAERLIADRVSQEVSKQGAQAAAPKVEVAGTPFLTQVLDGRYERISIQLRDVQASVEGDAVRLPVLDVDARNVRASLDTLRTGQGDVVADTVNGTGTISYDSLAALLNRPGLTLGEQGGKLAVTAPVDVLGQNFTVSGTADVTVAENGAVALRFSNLDAEGLPNLPLARAVLNNYAKGISVDVPLPDLPFQLAVREVRPLPEGLAVTADAKDVPINSAG, from the coding sequence GTGGCCCAGGAGTATCCGGCCGGCGATGCCCGGCCCCGACGGCGCGGTCGCAAGCTGCTCATCGGCCTGGTCGTGCTGCTCCTGGTGGTGGGGGGCCTGCTGGTGGTCGCCGACCGGGTGGCTGTCGGTGTGGCCGAGCGCCTCATCGCCGACCGGGTCAGCCAGGAGGTCAGCAAGCAGGGCGCGCAGGCCGCCGCTCCCAAGGTGGAGGTCGCCGGGACGCCGTTCCTCACCCAGGTGCTCGACGGTCGCTACGAGCGGATCTCCATCCAGCTGCGGGACGTGCAGGCATCGGTCGAAGGTGACGCCGTACGGCTGCCGGTGCTCGACGTGGACGCCCGCAACGTGCGGGCATCGCTGGACACCCTGCGTACCGGGCAGGGCGACGTCGTGGCGGACACCGTCAACGGCACCGGCACGATCAGCTACGACAGCCTCGCCGCACTGCTGAACCGGCCCGGGCTCACCCTCGGCGAGCAGGGCGGCAAGCTCGCGGTCACCGCGCCTGTCGACGTGCTCGGCCAGAACTTCACGGTCAGCGGCACCGCCGACGTCACCGTCGCCGAGAACGGCGCTGTCGCGCTGCGCTTCAGCAACCTGGACGCCGAGGGTCTGCCGAACCTGCCGCTGGCCCGCGCCGTCCTGAACAACTACGCCAAGGGCATCTCCGTCGACGTGCCGTTGCCGGATCTGCCGTTCCAGCTCGCGGTCCGGGAGGTCCGGCCGTTGCCCGAAGGTCTGGCCGTCACCGCCGACGCGAAGGACGTGCCGATCAACTCCGCAGGCTGA
- a CDS encoding Ms5788A family Cys-rich leader peptide — translation MGIHLTKRRAVDLCRVATCLCRPVI, via the coding sequence ATGGGGATTCACCTCACCAAACGGCGCGCGGTCGACCTGTGCCGCGTGGCCACCTGCCTGTGTCGCCCCGTCATCTGA